Genomic DNA from Roseburia intestinalis L1-82:
TACTACAATTTCGCTTACATGCAATTTTCCTTACACCCAATTCTGATTACGCATAATCTTTCTTACACGCAATTTTGGGTACATGAAACTTTAATTACATGAAACTTTTATTGCAAGAATATTATGGGAAGAAATTCTCTAAATTATACATACAGTTACATCATAAATTATACATACAATTACATCATATAATATTCTAAATTATCCTTCAGTTCATCCGTGATCTTACCACCGGCCTTCTGATATTTATCATAGACTCCCTTGATACGCTGAATCTTTTTCGTAATTAAAATATCATATCTCTGCCATGCATTCTGATACATCGGATTGGACTTTAACTCTTCTCTGATCTCCTTGGAAAATGGACAGTATGTCACAAGGATCTCTCTTGAAACTTTATTTAAACGGAAGCTTCCCTTTGATTCATATTTGATCCAGTTCTGATAATCTTTCACAAACACCTCGCGGTAATTATTTTTTCCACGAAGCAATGCACTTTTTATCTTCTCTTTTGCCTCAGTCGAAAGATCATGATTCTTCTTATAAAACTGAATATAATCACAATACTCTGCCGTCAGGGATTTATCGCGGATATCATTCCAATGAACCCCCTGAATTTTACGACAGATCTCCCAACGGTAACGGCCGGTCGTTTCAACCATCATATCATCGAGATCAACTGCCGTAAAAATAGGGAACATATATCTTGCCGGTGTATCACGTCTGACCCCCGCTGTTTCCTGCCACATCATAGCTCTTGTTCCAGCGTTCGGCATCAGAATAATATTCGGAAGTACCTCTTTCATGATCTCCTCGCGATTGATTCCCTTGTCCGGATCAGAAAATACAACGCCTCTGTAAAATACGGAAAAATCAACTTTCCGCACTTTATTCATGGCATCCTCGATTTTCTGTGCCGTAACGAGCATCTTATCAACGGAATTGATCAGATCATTTTCGCCAAGGATCGGACAGAATGTTGAAACTCTGCCGTATGTAACACGGTTTCCGGAAGTAAACATATTCTGTATCTCAAATTTTACCTTCATCTCACGGTTATTCGCATAATCGCGCATCTGTTTTTCATTTACTTTTCCGGTCTTTTTCAGTTCTGCCAGATAGCCCGCATAATCTAAGTCAAATTCGTTTTTTGACGGTTCATTCTGACCGTTATAAATCGTTTTTAACCATTCAAAAATAGTAAAAATATGCTCTGAATTGCAAAGTTCTAAATGTTCTGTCAGATCGTAAAGGATATTGGCATTATCCTCACCTACCATCTGTACATCCATAAATCCGAAATTCAAAAACATCTCTATGATCGGTGTCGGTTCATCATCATCTTTCATCACATTCATAAATACTTTATAATATGCATCATAAAAGACCTGTGAAAGCTGTTTTCTAAGCTGGAACACTTCCGCATCCGTGGAAAGCATATCCGGAAGCTCCCTGTATTTCCGGATCAGATTACGCATATCTTCGATCCGTTCCGGTGTATATCCGGCATAGGTCAGGATATGTTCTAAGCAGTCTTCTGACTCTTCTTCCTCTTCATCCCACTCATCATCCGAAACATTATCATCTTCCCCCGGCGTCGCAAACTCATCCATCGCATACTGGGTAAAGTCGTGATTTTTGTATTCATTCAGACGATAGGATACCAGTTTGTCATCATAGATATTTAATTTGCGGATCACTTCCGCAATTTTATCCATACGTTCTTTTAACGGCGTCACATCATAATGATTCATTTCCGCCTGTATTACAAGTTCAAAATAAAGATGGAATAAATCGTTTTCAGATTCTGATAACAGGATATCCTGATTATATTTTAAATAATCAACCATCTCGATAATTCCCTGCATCACTCGCCTTGTCTGATAGGAAGCCTCCATAATAGCCCCGATACAGAGACTGTCGTCTTTTTGCATGAGTTTTATGTATTCATCAAGATATCCTTTTTTTGTAAGGCTTGTACTGTTATTAACCTCCCAGTTTTCTGCCATATGTACCATATCAAGCGGTTTAAAGTTGTCCATCCTCGTAAACCCCTGTCCATCGATACGCATCTGACTGCAGAGCATGGTATAATCGTTATATTCCGTTTCCACAAACGTATGGAACTGTCTTACCAGATTTTTAAATCCAGCATACATCTCAAGCAGCATCTGCCGCTGCTTTAATGCAGCACGAAGAAGCGTGCCTCTCATACTCTCCTGCCCATTTAATGCATTGATCAGATCATCTGCTGTATTGTATGGAAAAACTGCAAGCACAGAATCTTCTCTCGCAATATAATCGCACAAAAACCGGTCTTTTTCCGAGACACCGATCACACTTTCTTTGTTCAGAACAATCCTCGCATAGGAATTTCTCTGTACGACCGAACCTTCTAAAATTAAATACCATGCTTTTACTTTTTCTTTTTGTTTTGCAATGATCTGATTTTTCTGTACTTTAATCGTTTCCATATATCCTGTCTCCTGTCAGCTTTTCACGCTGCAACACTTTTTGTTTTACACCGCCATTATTTTTTGTTTTTCTTAATTTTTAACAATTCATCTAGCAGACATTTTGCTGCTTCGTCCTTACTCATAAGTGCAAGTTCTTTTTCCCAGTCTTCTGTAATCAGAGTCAGCACATTGGTATCACCAGCAAATCCGGCTCCCTGCTGTTTTAAATTATTTGCAGCGATCATATCAAGATTTTTCTTTTTGCGTTTTGCCCTGGAATTTTCCAACATATGCTCTGTTTCCATGGAAAATCCACATAAGACCGTATTGCCTTTATTTTTTCCGAGTTCTGCAAGAATATCCGTCGTTTTTTCCAGTGCGAGTGATAACTCACCTTCTGATTTTTTAATTTTCTCATCTGCGG
This window encodes:
- a CDS encoding cyclic nucleotide-binding domain-containing protein yields the protein METIKVQKNQIIAKQKEKVKAWYLILEGSVVQRNSYARIVLNKESVIGVSEKDRFLCDYIAREDSVLAVFPYNTADDLINALNGQESMRGTLLRAALKQRQMLLEMYAGFKNLVRQFHTFVETEYNDYTMLCSQMRIDGQGFTRMDNFKPLDMVHMAENWEVNNSTSLTKKGYLDEYIKLMQKDDSLCIGAIMEASYQTRRVMQGIIEMVDYLKYNQDILLSESENDLFHLYFELVIQAEMNHYDVTPLKERMDKIAEVIRKLNIYDDKLVSYRLNEYKNHDFTQYAMDEFATPGEDDNVSDDEWDEEEEESEDCLEHILTYAGYTPERIEDMRNLIRKYRELPDMLSTDAEVFQLRKQLSQVFYDAYYKVFMNVMKDDDEPTPIIEMFLNFGFMDVQMVGEDNANILYDLTEHLELCNSEHIFTIFEWLKTIYNGQNEPSKNEFDLDYAGYLAELKKTGKVNEKQMRDYANNREMKVKFEIQNMFTSGNRVTYGRVSTFCPILGENDLINSVDKMLVTAQKIEDAMNKVRKVDFSVFYRGVVFSDPDKGINREEIMKEVLPNIILMPNAGTRAMMWQETAGVRRDTPARYMFPIFTAVDLDDMMVETTGRYRWEICRKIQGVHWNDIRDKSLTAEYCDYIQFYKKNHDLSTEAKEKIKSALLRGKNNYREVFVKDYQNWIKYESKGSFRLNKVSREILVTYCPFSKEIREELKSNPMYQNAWQRYDILITKKIQRIKGVYDKYQKAGGKITDELKDNLEYYMM